A genomic stretch from Aedes albopictus strain Foshan chromosome 2, AalbF5, whole genome shotgun sequence includes:
- the LOC134287853 gene encoding uncharacterized protein LOC134287853 has product MLSISRELTRKYPGTVIHQVKASKLRVTAPSYKAANEIAQHEAFTVEYAVYVPAREVEVEGKILDEMLTCEDIKTGFGRFKNRSIPDVAILDCKRLSKVSMEGNKKVYSPSAFFRVTFPGSVLPEFVVIDGGFYPVHLFRPKVFNCTKCKQFGHSDSFCDNKPRCGKCNQAHLEDSCTQEAEKCSYCGGDPHDLQVCPAYKRRIRNESRSIIKRSKQTYAEMVKSFKTPGSVSESAVPVENPYQELSSDDQDDGETDEGGSLSEVHAPGKRKSLSSPGLRRKVFLKSSLKSLPNVKGDGVNLKTPKNQVPLASDPCCSKNLSHPSPPVKYTSKRNNRQGSKKKATKVPRSSSKPPRPKQGLFTFRVLVDRLYNALSLPETFRGIIDMFIPTVEEYLRNLTQSWPLLAAIISFDG; this is encoded by the exons atgctttcgatttctcgagagctgacgcgtaagtatcctgggaccgttattcaccaagtgaaagcatccaagctgcgtgttaccgcacctagctacaaagcagcaaatgaaattgctcaacacgaagcgtttactgttgaatatgcggtctatgtgccagcacgagaagtggaggtggaggggaagatcctcgacgaaatgctgacatgtgaggacatcaaaaccggctttggtcgattcaaaaataggtcaattcctgatgtggctatcctagactgtaaacgcttatctaaggtttccatggaaggaaataaaaaggtgtactcgccttcagcgttttttcgagtgacttttccaggttccgtcctcccggaatttgttgtaattgatggtggtttttacccagtgcatctttttaggccgaag gtttttaattgtaccaaatgcaagcagtttggtcacagtgatagcttttgcgacaacaagccccgttgtggcaaatgcaaccaagctcatttggaggactcttgcacacaggaagcggaaaaatgtagctactgtggcggagatccacacgacttgcaagtttgcccggcttacaaaagacgcattcgaaatgagagtcgctctatcataaagcgctccaaacagacatatgcggagatggtgaaatcttttaaaacaccaggttccgtgtctgaatcagctgtcccagttgaaaatccctatcaagagttgtcttccgatgatcaggacgacggcgaaactgatgagggtggatctctttcggaggtacacgcacctggaaaaaggaagtcattatcttccccgggattgcgccgaaaggtctttttgaagtcttccctcaaaagtttgcctaatgttaaaggagacggggtaaacttaaaaactccgaagaatcaggttcctctagcttcagatccatgttgtagcaagaacctgtcacacccgtctccgcctgttaaatacacttcaaagagaaataatcgacaaggtagcaagaaaaaagctaccaaagttcctcgcagttcaagtaagcctcctagacccaagcaaggactgtttacttttagggttctcgtggatcgcttatataatgccctcagccttccagaaacatttagaggcattattgatatgtttatacctacagtagaagaatatcttcggaatctgacacaatcatggcccctccttgctgcgatcatatctttcgatggataa